One region of Thermodesulfobacteriota bacterium genomic DNA includes:
- the hemW gene encoding radical SAM family heme chaperone HemW codes for MSDSKNPGLYIHVPFCRTKCPYCDFYSVTSLSLVSEWMYGLHREALIYKDRFTAFDSLYLGGGTPTLLAGHELATFMDGLFRHFTFSPDTEITIEANPDDVTLEKLTLLRDLGVNRISLGAQSFDDRELQYLGRRHTARQTDKALEWIRASGFTNAGVDLMYGFAGQTEADWMQTMKHALAFEPEHLSCYQMTPEEGTPFGKMLAEGRIKPLEEEKERDFFLLTSRFLEEHGYLHYEISNFARSEAFFSRHNRKYWQHVPYLGLGPSAHSFQDGVRWWDYRSIRKYCRALAEGKPPVDGTETLSTEQLRLEALYLGFRTRDGVSMETLHNSSPRADRILSRLQESGLVRVLQNRALPTREGFAVADRLPLLFSE; via the coding sequence ATGAGTGACAGCAAAAATCCCGGTCTCTATATCCACGTCCCATTTTGCCGGACAAAGTGCCCCTATTGCGATTTTTATTCGGTGACCTCCCTTTCTCTTGTCTCTGAATGGATGTATGGGTTGCACAGAGAGGCCCTTATCTATAAAGACCGCTTTACCGCCTTTGATTCCCTCTATCTGGGAGGCGGCACCCCGACCTTGCTCGCCGGGCATGAACTCGCCACCTTTATGGATGGCCTTTTCCGGCATTTTACCTTCTCACCCGATACAGAGATAACCATAGAGGCCAATCCCGACGACGTCACCCTGGAAAAGCTGACGCTCCTGCGGGATCTGGGAGTAAACCGCATCAGCCTCGGCGCCCAGTCTTTCGATGACCGGGAGCTTCAATACCTGGGCCGGAGACACACTGCCCGGCAGACGGACAAGGCGCTGGAGTGGATCAGGGCCTCCGGCTTTACCAATGCAGGAGTGGACCTGATGTATGGATTTGCCGGCCAGACTGAGGCAGACTGGATGCAGACCATGAAACACGCCCTTGCTTTTGAACCGGAACACCTCTCCTGCTATCAGATGACGCCCGAAGAGGGGACACCCTTTGGCAAAATGCTGGCAGAGGGCCGGATCAAACCCCTGGAAGAAGAGAAAGAAAGGGATTTCTTCCTTCTTACCTCCAGGTTCCTTGAGGAGCACGGATATCTACATTACGAAATCTCTAATTTTGCGAGGAGCGAGGCATTCTTTTCCCGGCACAACCGGAAATACTGGCAGCACGTCCCCTACCTGGGGCTTGGCCCTTCTGCCCATTCATTTCAGGACGGCGTCCGCTGGTGGGATTACAGGTCCATCCGCAAGTATTGCCGGGCGCTCGCAGAAGGAAAGCCACCGGTTGATGGGACCGAGACACTTTCTACGGAACAGCTCAGACTGGAGGCGCTTTACCTGGGCTTCCGAACCAGGGACGGGGTGTCTATGGAAACCCTTCATAATAGCAGCCCCCGAGCAGACCGGATTTTGTCCCGGCTACAAGAATCAGGATTGGTAAGGGTCCTACAAAACCGGGCCTTACCTACCCGTGAAGGATTTGCAGTGGCGGACCGCCTCCCGCTTTTGTTTTCAGAATGA
- a CDS encoding TlpA disulfide reductase family protein, giving the protein MIKKILIYLGIFVVFFPIFDHPARAASAPSIRDDTPAAIKLPVPQRPHEKSYLGLSGTGHFNISQIKAPVVIVEVFSMYCPHCQKNAPEVNKLYRIIEDNPYVKDKIKLIGIGAGNSSYEVEIFRKKYDISFPLFADSDYSVHKALGEVRTPYFIGIKNNKDGTYRVFYSKLGGVEKADEFLEMMLKLSGLQ; this is encoded by the coding sequence ATGATAAAAAAGATCTTGATATACCTGGGAATCTTTGTTGTCTTTTTTCCAATATTCGATCATCCGGCGCGAGCGGCCAGTGCCCCGTCGATAAGAGACGATACCCCGGCAGCGATCAAACTCCCGGTACCGCAACGCCCTCACGAAAAGAGTTATTTGGGACTCTCCGGGACAGGGCATTTCAATATCTCACAAATCAAGGCCCCGGTTGTAATTGTTGAAGTCTTCAGTATGTATTGCCCGCACTGTCAAAAAAATGCCCCCGAAGTAAATAAACTATATCGGATTATTGAAGATAATCCATATGTTAAAGACAAGATCAAATTAATTGGCATCGGGGCGGGGAATTCTTCTTACGAAGTCGAAATATTCAGAAAAAAATATGACATATCCTTTCCCCTTTTCGCAGATAGTGATTATTCTGTCCACAAGGCCCTGGGTGAAGTCAGAACTCCTTATTTCATTGGGATCAAAAACAATAAAGACGGCACGTACCGGGTCTTCTATTCTAAACTTGGCGGGGTTGAAAAGGCCGACGAATTCCTGGAGATGATGCTTAAATTATCCGGCTTGCAGTAG
- a CDS encoding peroxiredoxin, with product MSGKKGTWFILVIGFTLFSFISPAYGLSDVYRENIYQVGDLKPRDSVPKLKVGDPAPDFTLPAVSGGKVSLSHYRGKKHVVISFVPAAWTPVCSDQWPGYNIVKDIFDQNDAVIIGITVDNIPTLYAWTRQMGELWFPVLSDFWPHGAVANSYGVLRSDGVSERALFIIDKKGAIRYIDVHDINQRPDLGVLIQELEKLNRAYPR from the coding sequence ATGTCCGGTAAAAAAGGGACCTGGTTCATACTCGTAATTGGATTTACCCTATTTTCGTTTATCTCGCCGGCCTACGGGCTCTCAGATGTGTACAGGGAGAATATTTACCAGGTCGGAGACTTAAAGCCGCGGGACAGCGTGCCCAAACTTAAGGTGGGCGACCCTGCCCCTGACTTTACCCTGCCGGCCGTCTCCGGAGGAAAGGTATCACTTAGCCATTACCGGGGGAAAAAGCACGTGGTCATCTCATTCGTTCCTGCGGCCTGGACACCGGTCTGTTCAGACCAATGGCCCGGGTACAACATCGTAAAGGATATTTTTGACCAAAACGATGCCGTAATTATAGGGATTACTGTAGACAATATACCTACGCTCTATGCCTGGACCAGACAGATGGGGGAGCTATGGTTCCCGGTTCTTTCTGATTTCTGGCCCCATGGGGCAGTAGCAAACAGTTATGGTGTGCTGCGTTCTGACGGGGTCTCGGAAAGGGCCTTATTTATAATCGATAAAAAGGGCGCCATTCGCTATATAGACGTACATGATATCAACCAAAGGCCGGACCTCGGGGTCCTCATCCAGGAGCTGGAAAAACTAAACCGTGCCTATCCCCGGTAA
- a CDS encoding cytochrome c3 family protein: MVSNPAPRATLRIPLQGITILSATLVIFLILSIPVTSLAAITGPCVNCHTMHNSQNGTAVVAGGPYASLLVGDCVGCHSAAGQATGINAVTGAPIVYNTSGAPTYGAGNQGLAGGNFYWVAQGDDTKGHNVFAANPDDNLSVAPGAVTSSCGAQCCHNNLDGTNTMFGTRQGCTKCHMMGNAAGPKGYHHKDDTGPIVDSADEGWYRFLDGHMSGAGSGVSGIEDSNWQYTSAANDHNEYLGYSGTKDSAANFSALGNTMTGFCCGCHGNFHIEQSGSVWQRHPSDAVIPNSGEYATAFDAAGGVGTYAPNVPVARPSLAGWTEASANVTLGTDLVMCLSCHKPHGSPYSDMLRWDYSEMIAGDDSKSGGCFTCHTQKND, encoded by the coding sequence ATGGTAAGTAATCCAGCACCGCGGGCTACTCTAAGAATACCTCTTCAGGGGATAACTATCCTGTCAGCTACGCTGGTTATTTTCTTGATACTGTCCATTCCGGTGACCTCTCTTGCCGCAATTACCGGTCCCTGTGTCAACTGCCATACCATGCACAACAGCCAGAACGGAACCGCTGTGGTCGCCGGTGGGCCTTATGCGTCTCTTCTCGTGGGCGACTGTGTGGGCTGCCATTCAGCCGCCGGTCAGGCCACGGGGATCAATGCCGTCACCGGGGCACCCATTGTGTACAATACCAGTGGCGCGCCTACCTATGGAGCCGGTAACCAGGGCCTGGCCGGAGGCAATTTCTACTGGGTAGCCCAGGGTGATGATACGAAGGGACATAACGTTTTTGCGGCTAATCCGGATGACAATTTAAGCGTGGCGCCGGGAGCGGTAACAAGCAGCTGCGGGGCGCAATGCTGTCACAACAACTTAGACGGAACGAACACAATGTTCGGCACCAGGCAGGGTTGCACCAAATGCCACATGATGGGAAATGCCGCCGGTCCCAAGGGTTACCATCACAAAGACGATACGGGCCCTATAGTCGACAGTGCAGACGAAGGCTGGTATCGCTTCCTTGACGGCCATATGAGTGGTGCCGGCTCCGGGGTTTCGGGGATTGAAGACAGCAACTGGCAATACACGTCCGCTGCCAACGATCACAACGAATACCTCGGCTATTCCGGGACAAAAGACTCGGCAGCCAATTTTTCTGCCTTGGGCAACACCATGACGGGTTTTTGTTGCGGTTGCCACGGCAACTTCCACATCGAACAGAGCGGCAGCGTCTGGCAGAGACATCCCTCGGATGCGGTCATACCAAATTCCGGTGAGTATGCCACGGCTTTTGATGCTGCCGGTGGCGTGGGGACGTATGCCCCCAATGTTCCCGTAGCGCGCCCCAGCCTGGCTGGATGGACCGAGGCCAGCGCCAACGTAACATTGGGCACAGATCTGGTCATGTGTCTGTCCTGCCACAAGCCACATGGAAGCCCCTATTCAGACATGCTCAGGTGGGATTACAGCGAGATGATCGCAGGCGATGACAGTAAATCGGGTGGGTGTTTCACCTGCCATACACAGAAAAACGACTGA
- a CDS encoding cation transporter produces the protein MTTIKIKGMSCDHCVRAVSKVLNSIEGIKNVKVDLAKGEATFIEEKPVDVSMIKEQIKKAGYEVG, from the coding sequence ATGACCACGATCAAGATAAAAGGCATGTCCTGCGATCACTGTGTAAGAGCTGTATCCAAGGTATTGAACAGCATCGAAGGCATTAAGAATGTCAAAGTCGATCTGGCTAAGGGTGAAGCTACTTTTATTGAAGAGAAACCAGTCGACGTAAGCATGATTAAAGAGCAGATAAAAAAAGCGGGGTACGAGGTTGGCTGA
- a CDS encoding heavy metal translocating P-type ATPase: protein MTCAACVRRVESALKSAHGVTEANVNLATARATLTHSPEWSGVEELRKILSDTGYEFLGVLGEISEDPAEAARKKEIKELKVKLYVGVVLSILIHAGSMQHWFPFLQSIPRQTMLFSLLILATPVMFWVGSRFYVGALKAARQKTTDMNTLVAVGTLSAYLYSAVATFWPDFFTRAGIAPHIYFDGAAMIITLVILGRFLEARAKGKTSAAIKKLMGLKPKTARVIRDDKEMDIPIEALVKEDIVLVRPGEKIATDGMVISGASGVDESMLTGESLPVTKQAGSEVFAGTLNKSGSFTFKATKVGAETALAQIIRLVEEAQGSKAPIQRFADKVASVFVPVVFTIAVLTFIIWYFLVPEPILSRALLNFVSVLIIACPCAMGLATPTAVMVGTGLGAENGILFKGGESLEKAYKLTTIVFDKTGTLTKGEPEVTDILPAGDLQPKDVLRIAVSIEALSEHPLAQAIVERSRREEVSPYPVHDFEALSGLGAKATFNGKKVSLGNLRLMEKERVAMQGLDQDAKRLAGEGKTCVFVVEERTAAGLIALSDVPRESARDTVSALKRMGLHVAMITGDNEKTARAIGRAVGIDQVMAEILPADKAREIRRLQEQGQVVAMVGDGINDAPALTTADIGIAIGAGTDVAIEASDITLITDDLRLVPTAIKLSSQTMKVIKQNLFWAFFYNSLGIPIAAGILYPFFGILLNPVFAAAAMAMSSVSVVGNSLRLRRSWMRSNFGRR, encoded by the coding sequence ATGACCTGCGCCGCCTGCGTACGGCGTGTAGAATCAGCCTTGAAATCAGCCCATGGCGTCACAGAAGCAAATGTGAACTTGGCCACAGCACGGGCTACCTTAACCCACAGCCCGGAATGGTCCGGAGTAGAAGAACTAAGAAAAATACTCTCTGACACAGGATACGAGTTCTTAGGTGTCCTGGGTGAGATATCTGAAGACCCGGCCGAGGCGGCCCGGAAAAAGGAGATAAAAGAACTCAAGGTAAAATTATACGTGGGCGTGGTTCTCAGCATCCTTATCCATGCGGGTTCCATGCAACATTGGTTCCCTTTCCTTCAATCCATCCCCAGACAGACCATGCTCTTTTCTCTCCTTATCCTTGCCACGCCGGTGATGTTCTGGGTAGGAAGCCGCTTTTATGTGGGCGCCCTCAAGGCCGCCAGACAAAAAACAACGGATATGAATACCCTGGTGGCCGTGGGCACCCTATCCGCCTACCTCTATTCTGCCGTGGCTACATTCTGGCCTGATTTTTTTACGCGTGCCGGTATCGCGCCACATATCTATTTTGACGGCGCAGCCATGATTATTACTCTGGTTATCCTGGGCCGCTTTCTGGAAGCCCGGGCCAAAGGAAAGACTTCTGCCGCTATAAAGAAGCTGATGGGGCTTAAGCCAAAGACGGCCCGTGTTATCCGGGATGACAAGGAGATGGACATCCCTATTGAGGCCCTCGTGAAAGAGGATATTGTCCTGGTGCGGCCGGGAGAAAAGATCGCCACGGACGGCATGGTTATCTCCGGGGCCTCCGGGGTGGACGAATCCATGCTTACCGGAGAAAGCCTGCCTGTGACCAAGCAGGCCGGGAGCGAAGTATTTGCCGGCACGTTGAACAAGAGCGGGAGCTTCACCTTCAAAGCCACTAAAGTAGGCGCGGAGACTGCCCTGGCCCAGATCATCCGATTGGTCGAAGAGGCTCAGGGGTCTAAAGCGCCCATCCAGCGCTTCGCAGATAAGGTGGCCTCTGTCTTTGTCCCGGTGGTATTCACTATAGCCGTGCTCACCTTTATTATCTGGTACTTTCTTGTCCCGGAACCAATCCTTAGCCGCGCTCTCCTGAATTTTGTATCCGTCCTGATCATTGCCTGCCCCTGTGCCATGGGCCTGGCTACACCCACGGCGGTCATGGTCGGAACCGGCTTAGGGGCTGAAAACGGCATCCTGTTCAAGGGCGGCGAAAGCCTGGAAAAGGCGTACAAACTTACAACGATTGTCTTTGACAAGACAGGGACATTGACCAAGGGAGAGCCGGAGGTCACGGATATACTACCGGCAGGGGACCTGCAACCAAAAGACGTTCTCCGGATCGCGGTATCCATTGAGGCCCTCTCCGAACATCCTCTCGCCCAGGCCATCGTGGAAAGAAGTCGGCGGGAAGAGGTGTCCCCCTACCCTGTCCATGACTTCGAGGCCCTCTCCGGTCTCGGGGCTAAAGCCACCTTTAACGGCAAGAAGGTATCCCTTGGGAACCTTCGACTCATGGAGAAAGAGCGAGTAGCGATGCAAGGCCTGGATCAGGACGCCAAAAGGCTCGCCGGCGAGGGAAAGACCTGTGTTTTTGTGGTTGAAGAAAGAACGGCGGCCGGCCTTATTGCCCTTTCCGATGTCCCCAGGGAATCTGCCCGGGATACGGTTTCGGCCCTTAAGCGCATGGGGCTGCATGTGGCCATGATTACCGGAGATAATGAGAAGACCGCCCGCGCCATAGGCCGGGCCGTGGGCATCGATCAGGTTATGGCCGAGATACTGCCTGCCGACAAAGCCAGAGAGATACGGCGTTTGCAGGAGCAAGGCCAGGTAGTAGCCATGGTTGGAGACGGCATCAACGATGCCCCGGCCCTGACTACAGCAGACATCGGGATTGCCATCGGCGCCGGGACGGATGTGGCCATAGAGGCCAGCGACATCACGCTCATCACTGACGACCTGCGGCTGGTGCCCACGGCCATCAAGCTGTCATCCCAGACCATGAAGGTAATCAAACAGAACCTCTTCTGGGCATTTTTCTACAATAGCCTCGGGATCCCCATCGCAGCCGGGATTTTGTATCCCTTCTTTGGAATACTCTTGAATCCTGTGTTTGCGGCTGCGGCCATGGCCATGAGTTCGGTCTCCGTGGTGGGGAACTCTCTGCGCCTGAGGAGATCATGGATGCGTTCCAATTTTGGCCGCAGATGA
- a CDS encoding rubredoxin, whose translation MNADYRDVKEPDFKDLPDDWTCPVCGATKDQFKKQ comes from the coding sequence ATGAACGCAGATTATCGGGATGTTAAAGAACCAGATTTTAAAGACCTCCCCGATGACTGGACCTGCCCGGTCTGCGGGGCTACAAAGGACCAATTTAAAAAGCAGTAG